One Xiphophorus maculatus strain JP 163 A chromosome 10, X_maculatus-5.0-male, whole genome shotgun sequence genomic region harbors:
- the LOC111609850 gene encoding delphilin-like isoform X3 produces MPASNQGWPEDFGFQLGGSGPSYILWVEEGSSAHLAGLQAGDQVLEIEGHNVSTLAPQAVIAIAQTQKNIPPSIGVVSRIQQMDIVPGPDSRFGFTIVGDCPLLVEDCSPCSPAGRAGLRAGDFVMEVNGIPVRHHEMAAALIKASQGRTLRLGVLSLGPRHKRSTSLEDGPAGGEWARLDRKHKALEFNMKVEQLLGEAPEVKEKLFSVLKQYAAEKKVEWLASVLPEVLTTAEQRQLISSIR; encoded by the exons ATGCCGGCGTCCAACCAGGGCTGGCCCGAGGACTTCGGCTTCCAGCTGGGCGGAAGCGGACCCAGCTACATCCTGTGGGTGGAGGAGGGCAGCAGCGCCCACCTGGCCGGGCTGCAGGCGGGGGACCAGGTCCTGGAGATCGAGGGCCACAACGTGTCCACTTTGGCCCCGCAGGCCGTCATCGCCATCGCACAGACGCAGAAGAACATCCCGCCCAGCATCGGCGTGGTGTCCCGCATCCAGCAG ATGGACATCGTTCCGGGTCCGGACAGTCGTTTTGGCTTCACCATCGTGGGagactgccccctgctggtggagGACTGTTCACCGTGCTCCCCCGCTGGCCGGGCCGGGCTGCGGGCCGGAGACTTCGTCATGGAGGTGAACGGGATCCCCGTCAGGCACCACGAGATGGCCGCCGCGCTCATCAAGGCGTCGCAGGGCCGGACGCTGCGCCTGGGCGTGCTGAGCCTGGGGCCCCGGCACAAACGCAGCACCAGCCTGGAGGACGGCCCGGCGGGCGGCGAGTGGGCCCGGCTGGACCGCAAGCACAAGGCTCTGGAGTTCAACATGAAG gtggagcagctgctggGCGAGGCCCCGGAGGTGAAGGAGAAGCTGTTCTCCGTGCTGAAGCAGTACGCGGCAGAGAAGAAGGTGGAGTGGCTGGCCTCGGTGCTGCCGGAGGTCCTGACCACCGCAGAGCAGCGGCAGCTCATCTCCAGCATCAGGTAG
- the LOC111609850 gene encoding delphilin-like isoform X2, with amino-acid sequence MELEVWAAVVLSMPASNQGWPEDFGFQLGGSGPSYILWVEEGSSAHLAGLQAGDQVLEIEGHNVSTLAPQAVIAIAQTQKNIPPSIGVVSRIQQMDIVPGPDSRFGFTIVGDCPLLVEDCSPCSPAGRAGLRAGDFVMEVNGIPVRHHEMAAALIKASQGRTLRLGVLSLGPRHKRSTSLEDGPAGGEWARLDRKHKALEFNMKVEQLLGEAPEVKEKLFSVLKQYAAEKKVEWLASVLPEVLTTAEQRQLISSIR; translated from the exons ATGGAGCTGGAGGTTTGGGCTGCGGTGG TCCTCAGCATGCCGGCGTCCAACCAGGGCTGGCCCGAGGACTTCGGCTTCCAGCTGGGCGGAAGCGGACCCAGCTACATCCTGTGGGTGGAGGAGGGCAGCAGCGCCCACCTGGCCGGGCTGCAGGCGGGGGACCAGGTCCTGGAGATCGAGGGCCACAACGTGTCCACTTTGGCCCCGCAGGCCGTCATCGCCATCGCACAGACGCAGAAGAACATCCCGCCCAGCATCGGCGTGGTGTCCCGCATCCAGCAG ATGGACATCGTTCCGGGTCCGGACAGTCGTTTTGGCTTCACCATCGTGGGagactgccccctgctggtggagGACTGTTCACCGTGCTCCCCCGCTGGCCGGGCCGGGCTGCGGGCCGGAGACTTCGTCATGGAGGTGAACGGGATCCCCGTCAGGCACCACGAGATGGCCGCCGCGCTCATCAAGGCGTCGCAGGGCCGGACGCTGCGCCTGGGCGTGCTGAGCCTGGGGCCCCGGCACAAACGCAGCACCAGCCTGGAGGACGGCCCGGCGGGCGGCGAGTGGGCCCGGCTGGACCGCAAGCACAAGGCTCTGGAGTTCAACATGAAG gtggagcagctgctggGCGAGGCCCCGGAGGTGAAGGAGAAGCTGTTCTCCGTGCTGAAGCAGTACGCGGCAGAGAAGAAGGTGGAGTGGCTGGCCTCGGTGCTGCCGGAGGTCCTGACCACCGCAGAGCAGCGGCAGCTCATCTCCAGCATCAGGTAG
- the LOC111609850 gene encoding delphilin-like isoform X1, with product MKKFLQNKKGRYSFRQSKRGPRCPSKDFFLSMPASNQGWPEDFGFQLGGSGPSYILWVEEGSSAHLAGLQAGDQVLEIEGHNVSTLAPQAVIAIAQTQKNIPPSIGVVSRIQQMDIVPGPDSRFGFTIVGDCPLLVEDCSPCSPAGRAGLRAGDFVMEVNGIPVRHHEMAAALIKASQGRTLRLGVLSLGPRHKRSTSLEDGPAGGEWARLDRKHKALEFNMKVEQLLGEAPEVKEKLFSVLKQYAAEKKVEWLASVLPEVLTTAEQRQLISSIR from the exons ATGAAGAAGTTCCTGCAGAATAAAAAGGGCAGATACTCGTTCCGGCAAAGCAAACGTGGCCCTCGCTGTCCATCGAAAGATTTCT TCCTCAGCATGCCGGCGTCCAACCAGGGCTGGCCCGAGGACTTCGGCTTCCAGCTGGGCGGAAGCGGACCCAGCTACATCCTGTGGGTGGAGGAGGGCAGCAGCGCCCACCTGGCCGGGCTGCAGGCGGGGGACCAGGTCCTGGAGATCGAGGGCCACAACGTGTCCACTTTGGCCCCGCAGGCCGTCATCGCCATCGCACAGACGCAGAAGAACATCCCGCCCAGCATCGGCGTGGTGTCCCGCATCCAGCAG ATGGACATCGTTCCGGGTCCGGACAGTCGTTTTGGCTTCACCATCGTGGGagactgccccctgctggtggagGACTGTTCACCGTGCTCCCCCGCTGGCCGGGCCGGGCTGCGGGCCGGAGACTTCGTCATGGAGGTGAACGGGATCCCCGTCAGGCACCACGAGATGGCCGCCGCGCTCATCAAGGCGTCGCAGGGCCGGACGCTGCGCCTGGGCGTGCTGAGCCTGGGGCCCCGGCACAAACGCAGCACCAGCCTGGAGGACGGCCCGGCGGGCGGCGAGTGGGCCCGGCTGGACCGCAAGCACAAGGCTCTGGAGTTCAACATGAAG gtggagcagctgctggGCGAGGCCCCGGAGGTGAAGGAGAAGCTGTTCTCCGTGCTGAAGCAGTACGCGGCAGAGAAGAAGGTGGAGTGGCTGGCCTCGGTGCTGCCGGAGGTCCTGACCACCGCAGAGCAGCGGCAGCTCATCTCCAGCATCAGGTAG